The Zymobacter palmae DNA window AGTGCTCTGGGCGGGCAGGTAGGCCTCACCGCATGTCAGTAGGCCGTCTGCCAACTGGCCCTTGAACAGGTTGCTTTCTCCTAAAAAATTGAACACGAACGTGTTGCTGGGGGCCTGATAGAGGGCTGTGGGCGTGTCGATCTGCTCAATGCGGCCGTGGCTCATCACTGCAACGCGGTCCGACAGTTCGAGCGCTTCCTCTTGATCGTGGGTGACGAAGACACAGGTGAATTTGAGCTTGTCATGCAGTGCTCGCAGCCAACGGCGCATCTCGACGCGCACCTGAGTATCGAGCGCGCCGAACGGTTCATCCATCAACAGTACCTTGGGCTCAACGGCCAGCGCGCGAGCCAGTGCCACACGCTGCTGTTGACCACCGGACAGCTGAGCGGGCAGGCGTTTGGCCAGAGGCGATAGCTGGATGGTGTCCAACAGGCCATTCACTCGCTCGGCAATCGCCTGTGACGAAAGGCGCTGAGCGCGAGGCTGCACGCGAAGCCCGAACGCAATGTTTTCGAAGACTGTCATATGGCGGAACAAGGCATAGTGCTGGAATACGAAGCCGATTTGACGATGGCGTACGTGTACCGCCGTCATGTCCCGGTCACCGAAAAGGATGCGGCCCGCGGTGGGGTGTTCCAGACCGGCAATGATACGCAGCAGCGTCGTCTTGCCGGAGCCTGACGGTCCGAGTAGCCCAACCAGCTCTCCTTGTCTTATCTCCAGAGAGGTCGGATGCAGGGCCGTGACGTCCCCGAAGCGGCGTGCTACCTGATCTACGATGATGCTCATCCGTTACTCTCCTTCGGTGTGCTGCTGGGCATAACGATCCAGCAGCGCCTTAATCAACAGGGTGAGGACCGCCAGCAGTGCCAGTATCAAGGCGCTCGCAAAGGCGCCTACGATGTTGTAGTCCTGATAGAGCTGCTGGACCTGTAGCGGCAGTGTGCTGGTGTCACCGCGAATAGCCCCAGATACGATGGATACAGCTCCGAACTCGCCGATGGCGCGTGCATTGGTCAGCACTACACCGTACAGCAGCGCTAGACGAATATTGGGCAGCGTG harbors:
- a CDS encoding sulfate/molybdate ABC transporter ATP-binding protein produces the protein MSIIVDQVARRFGDVTALHPTSLEIRQGELVGLLGPSGSGKTTLLRIIAGLEHPTAGRILFGDRDMTAVHVRHRQIGFVFQHYALFRHMTVFENIAFGLRVQPRAQRLSSQAIAERVNGLLDTIQLSPLAKRLPAQLSGGQQQRVALARALAVEPKVLLMDEPFGALDTQVRVEMRRWLRALHDKLKFTCVFVTHDQEEALELSDRVAVMSHGRIEQIDTPTALYQAPSNTFVFNFLGESNLFKGQLADGLLTCGEAYLPAQSTTVQIRPYDLGLDRQPDASHTYLPVDIHDVVSLGAHVRVELHAPWLERPWHALLPHHIAEQQRFTRGERVFATPHHLFSFPM